In one Ochotona princeps isolate mOchPri1 chromosome 16, mOchPri1.hap1, whole genome shotgun sequence genomic region, the following are encoded:
- the LOC131482166 gene encoding vomeronasal type-1 receptor 4-like, whose product MANSLLFLLYGYIFLGQHHLRKPIDLIFMNLSFVNILGITFRSLPEIMSFFRVNHFLNDTGCQAFLYLHRVTRGLSICTTSFLSGFQAITISPGHSKWAWPKSQYSKCILPFLLTLWVINMLVYIHIIETVRAKSNFTVVGRGYVNVYCEGRQLEEHMLILALYVFMMHDLVFMLLMIGSSLYMVFILYRHRRRARHIHSLTHSSESSAENKATRTILSTVLCFVLFYFANNFLTIYGIYASKEKITLGSISGMLSLCYPTFCPFLLMKNNKIIPKLTSSLSNMRIIFSPRAFSV is encoded by the coding sequence ATGGCAAACTCACTGCTCTTCCTATTATATGGATACATCTTCCTAGGCCAGCATCACCTGAGGAAGCCTATAGATTTGATTTTCATGAACCTTAGCTTTGTCAATATTTTAGGTATTACATTCCGGTCACTACCAGAAATCATGTCATTCTTCAGAGTCAACCATTTCCTGAATGATACAGGTTGTCAGGCTTTTTTGTACCTGCACAGAGTCACCCGGGGTCTTTCCATCTGCACTACCTCTTTCCTGAGTGGATTTCAGGCCATCACTATCAGTCCTGGTCATTCTAAATGGGCGTGGCCAAAGTCTCAATACTCCAAGTGCATTCTCCCCTTTCTACTTACCCTCTGGGTCATCAACATGTTGGTTTACATTCACATCATTGAAACTGTGAGAGCCAAGTCAAATTTCACAGTTGTTGGACGGGGATATGTGAATGTATACTGTGAAGGCAGGCAGCTTGAAGAACACATGTTAATATTAGCTTTATATGTCTTCATGATGCATGACCTTGTGTTTATGCTGCTTATGATCGGGAGCAGCCTCTACATGGTGTTCATCCTGTACAGACACCGCAGGAGAGCCCGGCACATCCACAGCCTCACTCACTCTTCTGAGTCCTCTGCAGAGAACAAAGCCACCCGCACTATCCTCTCAACGGTGTTGTGCTTCGTGCTATTTTATTTTGCAAACAACTTTTTGACCATTTATGGGATTTATGCATCCAAGGAAAAAATAACTTTAGGGAGTATTAGTGGAATGCTCTCATTATGTTACCCAACATTCTGCCCCTTTTTGCTGATgaagaataataaaatcattcCAAAATTGACTTCTTCCCTTTCAAACATGAGAATAATCTTTTCTCCAAGAGCTTTCAGTGTTTGA
- the LOC101516228 gene encoding vomeronasal type-1 receptor 4-like, whose product MFPGDTIYSFVLICQVCIGVMANSLLFLIYAYTFLIQPHLRKLIDSIFMHLTMANILTIMFQSIPHIMSSFRVKDFLDNIGCQTFLYLYRVTRGLSICTTSLLSVFQAITVSPSHSKWAWLKSQLSKWILPSLLSFWVINMLIYTSIIVTVRARSNYTIVGTKFVHAYCQTKTFHDRITGLFESVIVIHDVLFMLLMIGSSLYMVFILYRHRRRARHIHSLTHSSESSAENKATRTILSTVLCFVLFYVANNFVTFYALYSHEKNARLVGITGLLSSCYPAFCPFLLMKNNKIISKMTSSIAMMQITFSPRPFGG is encoded by the coding sequence ATGTTCCCAGGTGACACAATTTATAGTTTTGTTCTCATATGTCAGGTTTGCATTGGTGTTATGGCAAACTCTTTGCTCTTCCTGATATATGCATATACCTTTTTAATTCAACCTCATCTGAGGAAGCTCATAGATTCAATTTTCATGCACCTGACCATGGCCAATATTTTAACCATTATGTTCCAGTCAATACCACATATCATGTCATCCTTCAGAGTCAAAGATTTTTTGGACAATATCGGTTGCCAAACTTTTCTGTACCTGTACAGAGTTACCCGGGGCCTTTCCATCTGCACTACGTCTCTGCTGAGTGTGTTTCAGGCCATCACTGTCAGTCCCAGTCATTCTAAATGGGCGTGGCTGAAGTCTCAGCTGTCCAAGTGGATTTTGCCCTCTTTGCTTTCCTTCTGGGTCATCAACATGCTGATCTACACCTCCATCATTGTAACTGTGAGAGCCAGATCAAATTACACTATTGTTGGCACGAAGTTTGTTCATGCGTACTGTCAAACGAAGACGTTTCATGATCGCATTACAGGGTTATTTGAAAGTGTCATTGTGATCCATGATGTCCTGTTTATGCTGCTTATGATCGGGAGCAGCCTCTATATGGTGTTCATCCTGTACAGACACCGCAGGAGAGCCCGGCACATCCACAGCCTCACTCACTCTTCTGAGTCATCTGCAGAGAACAAAGCCACCCGCACTATCCTCTCAACGGTGTTGTGCTTTGTGCTATTTTACGTTGCCAATAACTTTGTGACTTTTTATGCGCTATATAGCCATGAGAAAAACGCAAGATTGGTGGGCATTACTGGACTTTTATCTTCCTGCTACCCAGCTTTCTGCCCATTTTTGctaatgaaaaataacaaaattatttccaaaatgaCTTCTTCCATTGCAATGATGCAAATCACGTTTTCTCCAAGACCTTTTGGTGGCTGA